The following are encoded together in the Fusarium keratoplasticum isolate Fu6.1 chromosome 1, whole genome shotgun sequence genome:
- a CDS encoding N-acetyltransferase domain-containing protein → MAGPTILSSPSPPSEEAGTILLETERLIIRRYFLSDAPAMAETGNDTLVTANLRAGFPSPYKLSDAEAFLSTACKPDGTAYPYHNGIFVKPLTADNPSPEPRFIGAVGIIAKGDVYFRTWELGYWLGSASWGKGYATEAIGAFVRWCFDTWPGLNRIEGEAYGRNEASQKVMKKCGFVEEGTRRGAAEKLGVLMDVVNFGLLRSDLEGVKELVRDS, encoded by the coding sequence ATGGCGGGCCCTACAATACtatcctcgccctcacccCCTAGTGAGGAGGCCGGCACTATCCTCTTGGAGACGGAACGGCTCATCATCCGCCGATACTTCCTCTCCGATGCcccagccatggccgagacGGGCAACGACACCTTGGTCACGGCCAATCTCCGAGCGGGGTTCCCATCGCCATATAAACTATCGGACGCTGAGGCCTTTCTCTCCACGGCGTGTAAGCCTGATGGCACGGCCTACCCTTATCACAACGGCATCTTCGTCAAGCCCCTCACGGCGGACAACCCATCCCCGGAGCCGCGCTTCATCGGCGCCGTGGGCATCATTGCTAAGGGCGACGTCTACTTTCGGACGTGGGAACTGGGTTACTGGTTGGGTTCTGCGTCGTGGGGCAAGGGGTACGCAACTGAGGCGATCGGGGCGTTTGTGAGGTGGTGCTTCGATACGTGGCCTGGGCTAAACAGGATCGAGGGGGAGGCATACGGACGCAACGAGGCAAGCCAGAAGGTCATGAAGAAGTGCGGGTTTGTTGAGGAGGGGACGAGGAGGGGAGCAGCGGAGAAGCTTGGGGTGCTGATGGATGTGGTCAACTTCGGATTATTGAGGAGTGACCTTGAGGGGGTGAAGGAGTTGGTGAGAGATTCATGA
- a CDS encoding NADH-ubiquinone oxidoreductase 49 kDa subunit, mitochondrial — protein MASLRLASRGAQSLCRMRPAALAARPFSTTSLRKYAAAEPVGTRLVPVDEDFANPSDPYGLSRQLPGATRKSRENSVEDRKVRHYTVNFGPQHPAAHGVLRLILELNGEEIVRADPHVGLLHRGTEKLIEYKTYLQALPYFDRLDYVSMMTNEQCFALAVEKLLNVEIPERAKFIRTLFGELTRVLNHLMSVLSHAMDVGALTPFLWGFEEREKLMEFYERVSGARLHAAYVRPGGVHQDIPVGLLDDIYQWATQFGDRIDETEEMLTDNRIWIERLRGVGVVPASEALNLSFTGVMLRGSGVPWDIRKSQPYDAYDQVEFDVPVGTNGDCYDRYLCRMEEFRQSLRIIHQCLNKMPAGPIRVEDYKVSPPPRSAMKENMEALIHHFLLYTKGYAVPPGETYSAIEAPKGEMGVYVVSDGSERPYRCHIRAPGFAHLGGFDHVSKGHLLADAVAVIGTMDLVFGEVDR, from the exons ATGGCCTCCCTCAGACTCGCCAGCCGAGGCGCCCAGAGCCTGTGTCGAATGCGGCCCGCTGCCCTCGCCGCTCGCcccttctcgacgacctccCTGCGAAAGTACGCCGCTGCCGAGCCCGTCGGCACCAGACTCGTCCCCGTCGATGAGGACTTTGCCAATCCCAGCGATCCCTACGGCCTGTCCCGCCAGCTGCCCGGTGCCACCAGAAAGTCGCGCGAGAACTCGGTCGAGGACCGCAAGGTCCGACACTACACTGTCAACTTTGGTCCTCAGCATCCCGCCGCCCACGGTGTGTTGCGTCTGATTCTTGAGCTCAATGGCGAGGAGATTGTCCGCGCCGACCCCCACGTCGGTCTGCTGCACCGAGGTACCGAGAAGTTGATCGAGTACAAGACATATCTCCAGGCCCTGCCTTACTTTGACCGACTCGACTACGTCTCCATGATGACCAACGAGCAGTGCttcgccctcgccgtcgagaagctgctcaacgTCGAGATTCCCGAGCGTGCCAAGTTCATCCGAACCCTCTTTGGCGAGCTCACTCGTGTCCTTAACCACCTGATGTCCGTCCTCTCTCACGCTATGGATGTTGGTGCTTTGACGCCTTTCCTGTGGGGTTTCGAGGAGCGTGAGAAGCTCATG GAATTTTACGAGCGTGTCTCGGGTGCCCGTCTCCACGCCGCCTACGTCCGACCCGGTGGTGTTCACCAGGATATCCCCGTTGGtcttctcgacgacattTACCAGTGGGCCACCCAGTTCGGCGACCGTATCGACGAGACCGAGGAGATGTTGACCGACAACCGTATCTGGATTGAGCGATTGAGGGGTGTCGGTGTCGTTCCCGCCTCCGAGGCGCTGAACCTCTCCTTCACCGGTGTCATGCTCCGAGGTTCCGGCGTGCCGTGGGATATCCGAAAGAGCCAGCCCTACGACGCCTACGACCAGGTCGAGTTCGACGTCCCCGTCGGAACCAACGGAGACTGCTACGACCGATACCTCTGCCGAATGGAGGAGTTCCGACAGTCCCTCCGCATCATCCACCAGTGCCTGAACAAGATGCCCGCCGGCCCCATCCGCGTCGAGGACTACAAggtctctcctcctccccgatCCGCCATGAAGGAGAACATGGAGGCCCTTATCCACCACTTCCTTCTCTACACCAAGGGTTACGCCGTTCCTCCCGGTGAGACCTACTCCGCCATCGAGGCCCCCAAGGGCGAGATGGGTGTCTACGTCGTCAGTGACGGTAGCGAGCGGCCATACCGATGCCACATCCGAGCCCCCGGTTTCGCTCACCTGGGTGGTTTCGATCACGTCTCCAAGGGTCACTTGCTGGCTGATGCTGTGGCGGTTATTGGTACTATGGATCTGGTGTTTG GTGAGGTCGATCGGTAA
- a CDS encoding ATP synthase subunit 4, which yields MASRLARSAVGAPLLRPVLARRAAPAISAAAVRFNSNVPAEEPKKKAQSLIDALPGNSLLSKTAILSSAAGLSIYGISSEYYVMNEETIIAICLLSVWGGLIKYGGPAYKEWAESQNNKIKNILNSARADHTEAVKGRIEDVKQMGSVVEITKNLFEVSKETAKLEAEAFELEQKTALAAEAKSVLDSWVRYEGQVKQRQQKELAQSVIAKVQKELENPKVLQQILQQSVADVEKIVAAKQ from the exons ATGGCGTCACGCTTGGCCCGAAGCGCCGTCG GCGCTCCCCTCCTCCGACCCGTCCTCGCCCGCCGAGCCGCCCCTGCCatctccgccgccgccgtgcGATTCAACAGCAATGTCCCCGCCgaggagcccaagaagaaggcccagaGTCTCATCGACGCCCTCCCCGGAAACAGCCTGCTCAGCAAGACCGCTATCCTGAGCTCCGCCGCCGGTCTCTCCATCTACGGCATCTCCAGCGAGTACTACGTCATGAACGAggagaccatcatcgccatctgcCTGCTCTCCGTCTGGGGTGGCCTGATCAAGTACGGTGGCCCTGCCTACAAGGAGTGGGCCGAGTCGCAgaacaacaagatcaagaacaTCCTCAACAGCGCCCGTGCCGACCACaccgaggccgtcaagggcCGCATTGAGGACGTCAAGCAGATGGGCAGCGTCGTCGAGATCACCAAGAACTTGTTCGAGGTTTCCAAG GAAAccgccaagctcgaggctgaggcttTCGAGCTCGAGCAGAAGACCGCCctggccgccgaggccaagagcgtCCTTGACTCCTGGGTCCGATACGAGGGCCAGGTCAAGCAGCGACAGCAGAAGGAGCTCGCTCAGTCTGTCATCGCCAAGGTccagaaggagctcgagaacCCCAAGGTCCTCCAGCAGATCCTCCAGCAGAGCGTTGCCGACGTTGAGA AGATCGTCGCCGCCAAGCAATAG
- a CDS encoding Ubiquinone biosynthesis monooxygenase COQ6, mitochondrial: MLARRSVLGQSSFVCRSCVRQYQSQIRRASTAAQDNIYDVVCVGGGPAGLSLLTALRANPVTAGLRVALVEAQDLSKVSSFSLPPTQFSNRCSSLTPSSARYLDTIGAWQHMKRERIQDYQEMQVWDGVTGARIEFDWPPGSAADKTIAYMAENLNLTSGLLKRLHELGGVDIFDKTKVENIDLGKETEEVDLSEWPIVQLSGGHSLAARLLIGADGANSPVRTFAGINSRGWDYGRHGVVATLELEGDGWGGEFSKIAYQRFLPTGPVAMLPLPGNHASLVWSTTPEKAALLKSLSPKDFIAMVNAAFRLSPVDIGFMHTQADGQAEEFSWRMEHTTIDAESIPQAVVGVQEGTVASFPLKLRHADTYTGERVALVGDAAHTIHPLAGQGLNQGQGDVQSLAKTIEYAVSHGQDLGTQLSLESYNSERYAANHVILGVCDKLHRLYSVESGPLVPLRSVGLRAVNAFGPLKNFFMQQASGTGIKLL, encoded by the exons ATGCTAGCCAGAAGGTCTGTTTTGGGACAGTCCAGCTTTGTCTGTCGGAGCTGTGTCCGCCAATACCAGTCCCAGATCCGCCGGGCGTCCACTGCCGCTCAAGACAACATTTACGATGTCGTCTGTGTTGGAGGCGGCCCAGCGGGCCTGAGTCTCCTCACAGCTCTTC GGGCCAATCCCGTCACCGCCGGCCTGCGAGTCGCCCTCGTCGAAGCCCAGGATCTCTCCAAGGTCTCGTCGTTCTCGCTCCCTCCCACCCAATTCTCCAACCGATGCAGCTCCCTCACCCCTTCCTCGGCCCGATACCTCGACACTATAGGCGCATGGCAGCACATGAAGCGCGAGCGTATCCAGGATTATCAGGAAATGCAGGTGTGGGATGGAGTGACGGGTGCCCGCATCGAGTTCGACTGGCCTCCGGGCTCCGCCGCTGACAAGACGATCGCTTACATGGCCGAGAACCTCAATCTTACGTCTGGACTTCTCAAGAGGCTCCATGAGCTTGGCGGAGTGGACATTttcgacaagaccaaggtgGAGAATATTGATCTGGGCAAGGAGACTGAAGAGGTTGATCTGAGCGAGTGGCCGATCGTCCAGCTTTCAGGTGGTCATTCCCTAGCGGCACGTCTTCTTATCGGCGCAGACGGAGCCAACAGCCCCGTGCGTACCTTTGCTGGTATTAACAGCCGCGGCTGGGACTATGGTAGACACGGCGTTGTGGCAACCCTCGAGCTGGAGGGTGACGGATGGGGCGGCGAGTTCAGCAAGATTGCCTACCAACGCTTCCTACCTACGGGTCCCGTTGCGATGCTGCCCCTTCCTGGTAACCATGCTTCGCTGGTCTGGTCTACCACGCCAGAGAAGGCTGCCCTTCTCAAGAGCCTCTCCCCCAAGGACTTTATCGCCATGGTCAATGCCGCTTTCCGCCTCAGCCCTGTCGACATTGGCTTCATGCACACCCAAGCAGATGGCCAGGCGGAGGAGTTCTCATGGCGCATGGAGCACACAACCATTGATGCCGAGTCGATCCCTCAAGCCGTCGTTGGCGTTCAGGAGGGCACCGTCGCATCTTTCCCCCTCAAGCTGCGTCATGCCGACACTTATACCGGCGAACGCGTTGCCCTCGTTGGCGATGCGGCGCACACCATTCACCCCCTCGCTGGCCAGGGCCTGAACCAGGGTCAGGGTGATGTTCAGAGCCtggccaagaccatcgagTACGCCGTGTCTCACGGTCAGGACTTGGGTACGCAGCTGTCTCTTGAGTCGTACAACAGTGAGCGCTATGCTGCCAACCACGTCATCCTCGGCGTTTGTGACAAGCTCCACAGGCTCTACTCTGTGGAGAGCGGTCCTCTGGTTCCGTTGCGCTCAGTTGGTCTCAGGGCTGTCAATGCCTTTGGACCCCTGAAGAATTTCTTCATGCAGCAGGCTTCAGGCACCGGCATCAAGCTGCTGTAG
- a CDS encoding CBF domain-containing protein: MPKAATEERSKRKRSSAQEKPTKRRRSSSASDESEDPNAKILLMEQGILESRKNYNDITVLLSTANDFKKGEPESMLATVALCRIFVRLLTQGALISKKSLSEKDLVVVGWLKEQFGEFKKTLLAMLRDEELAPTALTLCMRTLKAEGQFMYDKEEYIFPRAFHRDIMESLLMSENEDASKVYIEEFAEQYDDIRYFTFSSVKYIVEKHSDNNASPELFDRCFALLSALDGVPESADELEDYYVPRPKKKAHPLRNVTQHKKQGQEAWLAIMTLAEEKEQRKRILDIISTVIAPWFTKPELLADFLTNSYDVGGSMSLLALSGVFYLISERNLDYPSFYTKLYSLLDRDILHSKHRSRFFRLLDTFLASTHLPAALVASFIKRLARLSLNAPPSAIVFVTPWIYNLLKRHPTCTFMIHREERDPEVKKHMSEHGAEDPFLPDETDPMETQAIDSCLWELVQLQSHYHPNVATITKVISEQFTKVSYNIEDFLDHSYATLLEAEMTKNVKKAPVVEFHIPKKVFLPHETGDAEPDSLLVKLWDFEGSPQTAEVA, from the exons ATGCCCAAGGCCGCTACAGAGGAGCGCTCCAAGCGCAAGCGGTCCTCAGCTCAAGAGAAGCCCACCAAGAGACGGAGGTCATCAAGCGCCAGCGATGAGTCCGAGGATcccaacgccaagatcctGCTCATGGAACAAGGCATCCTAGAGTCGCGGAAGAACTACAACGACATCACCGTCCTTCTCAGCACCGCCAATGACTTCAAAAAGGGCGAGCCCGAGAGCATGCTGGCAACCGTCGCGCTCTGCCGCATCTTTGTGCGGCTGCTCACCCAGGGCGctctcatctccaagaagagcCTGTCCGAGAAGGACTtggtcgtcgtcggctgGCTCAAGGAGCAGTTCGGGGAGTTTAAGAAGACTCTGCTCGCAATGCTTCGGGATGAGGAGCTGGCCCCGACCGCCCTGACTCTTTGCATGAGGAcgctcaaggctgagggGCAGTTTATGTATGACAAGGAGGAGTACATTTTCCCTCGGGCATTCCATCGCGACATTATGGAATCACTCCTTATGAGTGAGAATGAGGACGCAAGCAAGGTCTATATCGAGGAGTTTGCTGAGCAGTATGACGACATCCGCTACTTTACATTCAGCTCAGTCAA GTACATTGTGGAGAAACATTCAGACAATAATGCTTCACCAGAACTCTTTGATCGATGTTTTGCGCTCTTGTCTGCTCTAGATGGCGTCCCAGAGTCCgctgatgagctggaggattACTACGTCCCGcggccaaagaagaaggctcatcctcttcgaAATGTCACCCAGCACAAgaagcaaggccaagaggcATGGCTTGCCATTATGACCCTCGCTGAGGAAAAGGAGCAGCGCAAGCGGATactcgacatcatctcgaccGTGATTGCTCCCTGGTTCACAAAACCGGAGCTGCTCGCCGACTTCCTGACCAACTCCTACGACGTCGGCGGTTCCATGTCCCTCCTGGCCCTTTCGGGTGTCTTTTACTTGATCTCGGAGCGGAATCTGGACTACCCCTCCTTCTACACAAAACTCTACTCCCTTCTGGATCGCGATATTCTTCACTCCAAGCACCGATCACGATTCTTCCGCCTATTGGACACCTTCCTCGCCTCAACCCATCTTCCGGCAGCGCTCGTCGCTAGCTTTATCAAGCGCCTCGCCCGGCTTTCGCTGAATGCGCCCCCCAGCGCCATCGTATTTGTGACCCCCTGGATCTACAACCTGCTTAAGCGTCACCCGACATGCACATTCATGATTCaccgagaggagagggaccccgaggtcaagaagcacaTGAGCGAACATGGCGCTGAGGACCCATTCCTGCCGGACGAGACGGACCCAATGGAGACGCAGGCGATTGACAGCTGTCTCTGGGAGCTTGTGCAGCTCCAGTCTCATTACCACCCGAACGTTGCCACTATTACCAAGGTCATCTCTGAGCAGTTCACCAAGGTTTCTTACAACATTGAAGATTTCCTCGACCACTCATATGCTACT ctcctcgaggccgagatgacCAAGAACGTCAAGAAGGCACCTGTCGTCGAGTTCCATATTCCCAAGAAGGTCTTCCTGCCACATGAGACCGGTGACGCTGAGCCCGACAGCCTGCTTGTCAAGCTGTGGGACTTTGAGGGATCGCCCCAGACCGCTGAAGTTGCGTGA